The proteins below come from a single Esox lucius isolate fEsoLuc1 chromosome 7, fEsoLuc1.pri, whole genome shotgun sequence genomic window:
- the LOC105024665 gene encoding LOW QUALITY PROTEIN: cationic amino acid transporter 3 (The sequence of the model RefSeq protein was modified relative to this genomic sequence to represent the inferred CDS: inserted 2 bases in 1 codon), whose amino-acid sequence MGEKLASFGRILLRRRALDCSDEGTRFARCLSTLDLVALGVGSTLGAGVYVLAGEVAREKAGPAIVLCFLIAALSSMLAGLCYAEFGARVPKTGSAYLYSYVTVGEIWAFITGWNLILSYVIGTASVARAWSSTFDNLVEQKISDFFRSSMAMKVPGGVLAEYPDLFALILVLLLTGLLAFGVSESALVNKIFTGINLVVLGFVIISGFVKGNSANWNLTQENFLDTYTKLDNSTNASSISQMVVDKTFGTGGFAPFGFSGILSGAATCFYAFVGFDCIATTSEEAKNPMRSIPVGIVASLLICFFAYFGVSAALTLMMPYYLLNTQSPLPEAFSYVGWAPARYIVAVGSLCALSTSLLGSMFPMPRVIYAMAEDGLLFRGLSQINVRTKTPLMATIVSGCVASLMAFLFDLAALVDLMSIGTLLAYSLVAICVLILRYQPGTLSSSSQTEKLVEMVGGESVALSREDSGDEYGPEPVARPLREKFTPRLLLFPSGDLPTNASGNIVYITTAVISVLITVLSAVLAVKLDDLMEVHPGWVSVCVILALFCVLCVVVIKRQPQSKEALTFKVPLLPWLPLFSVFVNIYLMMQLNAATWCRFAVWMIIGFAIYFAYGIWNSSEAPSSPXPPALQTKKKPIYIQGKDSEMERMSP is encoded by the exons ATGGGAGAGAAACTGGCCTCGTTTGGCCGGATCTTGTTGCGCCGCAGGGCCCTGGACTGTTCCGATGAGGGGACCCGCTTCGCCCGCTGCCTGTCCACCCTGGACCTGGTAGCCCTGGGGGTGGGCTCCACGCTGGGGGCTGGGGTGTACGTCCTAGCTGGCGAGGTGGCCCGGGAGAAGGCCGGACCCGCCATTGTGCTCTGCTTCCTCATTGCAGCGCTCTCCTCCATGCTGGCTGGCCTCTGTTACGCCGAGTTTGGCGCCCGCGTTCCCAAGACCGGTTCGGCGTACCTCTACAGCTACGTGACGGTTGGCGAGATCTGGGCCTTCATCACGGGGTGGAATCTTATCCTCTCATATGTCATTG GCACCGCCAGCGTGGCCCGAGCCTGGAGCTCCACGTTCGATAACTTGGTGGAGCAGAAGATCTCTGACTTCTTCAGGTCATCCATGGCTATGAAAGTGCCAGGTGGTGTGCTGGCTGAATACCCAGACCTGTTCGCACTCATCCTCGTGCTCCTGCTAACGG GGCTTCTGGCGTTTGGCGTGAGCGAGTCGGCTCTGGTGAACAAGATCTTCACAGGGATCAACCTGGTGGTGCTGGGCTTCGTCATCATCTCCGGCTTTGTGAAGGGAAACTCGGCCAACTGGAACCTGACCCAGGAAAACTTCCTTGACACCTACACTAAACTGGACAACAGCACTAATGCCTCCAGCATATCTCAGAT GGTTGTGgataaaacatttggcacagGTGGTTTTGCTCCCTTTGGCTTCAGCGGCATTCTGTCCGGCGCCGCCACCTGCTTCTATGCCTTTGTGGGTTTCGACTGCATCGCCACCACAA GCGAAGAGGCTAAGAACCCCATGCGCTCCATCCCTGTTGGCATTGTGGCCTCCCTGCTCATCTGTTTCTTTGCCTACTTCGGGGTGTCTGCGGCCCTCACTCTCATGATGCCCTACTACCTGCTGAACACACAGAGCCCCCTGCCAGAGGCCTTCAGCTACGTGGGCTGGGCTCCGGCTCGCTATATTGTAGCTGTGGGCTCCCTCTGTGCCCTCTCCACAAG CCTGCTGGGGTCAATGTTCCCCATGCCCAGGGTCATCTACGCCATGGCTGAGGATGGCCTCCTATTCCGCGGCCTGTCCCAGATCAACGTTCGCACCAAGACACCCCTGATGGCCACCATCGTGTCCGGCTGTGTAGCAT CGCTGATGGCCTTCCTGTTTGACCTGGCTGCACTGGTTGACCTCATGTCTATAGGGACTCTGCTGGCCTATTCACTAGTGGCCATCTGTGTGCTCATCCtcag GTACCAGCCAGGGACCCTGAGCTCGTCCAGTCAGACTGAGAAGCTGGTTGAGATGGTGGGAGGCGAGAGCGTTGCCCTATCCAGGGAGGACAGCGGGGATGAGTACGGCCCAGAGCCAGTGGCGCGCCCCCTCAGGGAGAAGTTCACCCCccgcctcctcctcttccccagTGGGGACTTGCCCACGAATGCCTCTGGGAACATTGTCTACATCACCACAGCCGTTATAT CGGTGCTCATCACTGTGCTGTCCGCGGTGCTGGCGGTGAAGCTGGACGACCTGATGGAGGTCCATCCTGGCTGGGTGTCCGTGTGCGTTATCCTGGCGTTGTTCTGTGTTCTTTGTGTCGTGGTCATCAAGAGGCAACCCCAGAGCAAGGAAGCCCTCACGTTCAAG GTGCCCCTGCTGCCGTGGCTGCCTCTTTTCAGCGTCTTCGTCAACATCTACCTGATGATGCAGTTGAACGCTGCCACGTGGTGCCGCTTCGCAGTGTGGATGATCATTG GTTTCGCCATCTACTTCGCCTATGGGATCTGGAACAGCAGCGAGGCGcccagcagccc cccccccgccctgcaGACCAAGAAGAAGCCCATCTACATACAGGGGAAAGACAGCGAGATGGAAAGGATGAGCCCCTGA